The following coding sequences are from one Hippopotamus amphibius kiboko isolate mHipAmp2 chromosome 9, mHipAmp2.hap2, whole genome shotgun sequence window:
- the BCL9L gene encoding B-cell CLL/lymphoma 9-like protein isoform X2 → MHPENKLTNHGKTGNGGAQSQHQNVNQGPTCNLGSKGVGAGNHGAKANQISPSNSSLKNPQAGVPPFSSLKGKVKRERSVSVDSGEQREAGTPSLDSEAKEGAPRSKRRCVLERKQPYSGDEWCSGPDSEEDDKPLGATHNCNVADPAMAAPQLGPGQATQLPLSESSAPGPPHGPPPGLRPDAPGGGGGSVPGKPPSQFVYVFTTHLANTAAEAVLQGRADSILAYHQQNVPRAKLDQAPKVPPTPEPLPLSTPSAGTPQSQPPPLPPPPPPAPGSAPPALPSEGPPEDTGQDLTPNSVGAASTGGGTGGTHPNTPTASTANNPLPPGGDPSSAPGPTLLGEAPTGNGQRSLVGSEGLSKEQLEHRERSLQTLRDIERLLLRSGETEPFLKGPPGGAGEGGPPAQAPPAPQQPPTAPPSGLKKYEEPLQSMISQTQSLGGPPLEHEVPGHPPGGDMGQQMNLMMQRLGQDSLTPEQVAWRKLQEEYYEEKRRKEEQIGLHGGRPLQDMMGMGGMMVRGPPPPYHSKPGDQWPPGMGAQLRGPMDVQDPMQLRGGPPFPGPRFPGSQMQRVPGFGGMQGMPMEVPMNAMQRPVRPGMGWTEDLPPMGGPGSFAQNAVPYQGGQGEAERFMTPRVREELLRHQLLEKRSLGMQRPLGMAGSGIGQGMEVERMMQAHRQMDPAMFPGQMAGGEGLAGTPMGMEFGGGRGLLSPPMAQSGLREVDPPMGPGNLNMNMNVNMNMNMNLNVQMTPQQQMLMSQKMRGPGDVMGPQGLSPEEMARVRAQNSSGMMGGPQKMLLPSQFPSQGQQGFSGGQGPYQAMPQDMGNTQDMFSPDQSSMPMANVGTTRLSHMPLPPASNPPGSVHSAPTRGLGRRPSDLTISINQMGSPGMGHLKSPTLSQVHSPLVTSPSANLKSPQTPSQMVPLPSANPPGPLKSPQVLSSSLSVRSPTGSPSRLKSPSMAVPSPGWVASPKTAMPSPGVPQNKQPPLNINSSTTLGSMEQGALPPSGPRSSSSAPPANPPSGLVNPSLPFTSSPDPTPSQNPLSLMMSQMSKYAMPSSTPLYHNAIKTIATSDDELLPDRPLLPPPPPPQGSGPGISNNQPNQMHLNSAAAQSPMAMNVPGQQPLSHEPPPTMLPSPTPLGSNIPLHPSAQGTGGPPQNSMMLAPGGPDSLNAPCGPVPSSSQMMPFPPRLPQPHGAMAPSGGGGPGLQQHYPSGMPLPPEDLPSQPPGPMPPQQHLMGKGMAGRMGDAYPPGVLPGVASVLNDPELSEVIRPTPTGIPEFDLSRIIPSEKPSSTLQYFPKSESQPPKAQPPNLHLMNLQNMMAEQTPSRPPNLPGQQGVPRGLSMSLCHPGQMSLLGRTGVPPQQGMVPHGLHQGVMSPAQGLMTQQNFMLMKQRGVGGEVYSQPPHMLSPQGSLVGPPPQQNLMVSHPLRQRSVSLDSQMGYLPAPGGMANLPF, encoded by the exons ATGCACCCAGAAAATAAGTTGACCAATCATGGCAAGACAGGGAATGGCGGGGCCCAATCCCAGCACCAGAATGTGAACCAAGGACCCACCTGCAACTTGGGCTCGAAGGGCGTGGGGGCGGGGAACCATGGGGCCAAGGCCAACCAGATCTCACCTAGCAACTCAAGTCTGAAGAACCCCCAGGCAGGGGTGCCCCCTTTCAGCTCGCTCAAGGGCAAAGTGAAGAGGGAGCGGAGCGTGTCTGTGGATTCCGGGGAACAGCGAGAGGCTGGGACCCCATCCCTGGATTCGGAGGCCAAAG AGGGGGCACCCCGGAGCAAGCGGCGCTGCGTGCTGGAGCGGAAGCAGCCATACAGCGGGGACGAGTGGTGCTCAGGCCCGGACAGCGAGGAGGACGACAAGCCCCTTGGGGCCACCCACA ATTGTAATGTAGCAGATCCAGCCATGGCGGCCCCACAGCTGGGTCCTGGCCAAGCCACCCAGCTGCCCCTCAGTGAGAGCAGTGCACCAGGCCCCCCGCATGGGCCCCCACCAGGCCTTCGGCCCGACGCCCCTGGGGGCGGAGGCGGGAGTGTCCCCGGAAAGCCTCCCTCCCAGTTTGTGTATGTCTTCACCACCCACCTGGCCAACAC GGCTGCAGAGGCAGTGCTGCAGGGCCGGGCCGACTCCATCCTCGCCTACCACCAGCAGAACGTGCCCCGGGCCAAGCTGGACCAG GCCCCCAAAGTGCCACCCACCCCAGAACCACTACCCCTGAGCACACCATCAGCAGGCACCCCTCAGTCCCAGCCTCCTCCACTGCCGCCAccgccgcccccagccccgggcaGCGCCCCCCCTGCTCTGCCTTCTGAGGGGCCTCCTGAGGACACCGGTCAGGACCTGACACCCAACTCGGTGGGAGCCGCGAGCACAGGTGGTGGGACTGGGGGTACCCACCCTAACACCCCTACAGCTTCCACTGCCAACAACCCGCTGCCTCCCGGAGGAGACCCCAGCAGTGCCCCCGGCCCTACGCTGCTTGGGGAGGCCCCCACCGGAAACGGGCAGCGGAGCCTGGTGGGCTCGGAGGGCCTGTCCAAGGAGCAGCTGGAACATCGGGAGCGTTCCCTCCAGACGCTCCGAGACATTGAGCGGCTGTTGCTCCGCAGCGGGGAGACAGAGCCCTTCCTCAAGGGGCCCCCTGGAGGAGCAGGCGAGGGGGGACCGCCAGCGcaagcccctcctgccccccagcaGCCACCCACGGCCCCGCCCAGCGGGCTGAAGAAGTACGAGGAGCCCTTGCAGTCCATGATTTCGCAGACACAGAGCCTCGGGGGCCCCCCGCTGGAGCATGAAGTGCCTGGGCACCCCCCGGGCGGGGACATGGGACAGCAGATGAACTTGATGATGCAGAGGCTGGGCCAAGACAGCTTGACGCCGGAGCAGGTGGCCTGGCGCAAGCTGCAGGAAGAGTATTACGAGGAGAAACGGCGCAAGGAGGAGCAGATCGGACTGCATGGGGGCCGCCCGCTGCAGGACATGATGGGCATGGGGGGCATGATGGTGAGGGGGCCACCGCCTCCTTACCACAGCAAGCCTGGGGATCAGTGGCCCCCCGGGATGGGCGCCCAGCTGCGGGGGCCCATGGATGTCCAAGATCCCATGCAGCTCCGGGGCGGACCTCCCTTCCCTGGCCCCCGTTTCCCAGGCAGCCAGATGCAACGGGTGCCTGGCTTTGGGGGCATGCAGGGTATGCCCATGGAGGTGCCCATGAACGCCATGCAGAGGCCTGTGAGGCCGGGTATGGGCTGGACCGAAGACTTGCCCCCGATGGGGGGGCCTGGCAGTTTTGCCCAGAACGCCGTGCCCTACCAAGGCGGGCAGGGTGAAGCCGAGCGATTTATGACCCCTCGGGTTCGCGAGGAGCTGCTGCGACACCAGCTGCTGGAGAAGCGGTCGCTGGGCATGCAGCGCCCCCTGGGCATGGCCGGCAGTGGCATAGGGCAGGGCATGGAGGTGGAGCGGATGATGCAGGCGCACCGGCAGATGGATCCGGCCATGTTCCCCGGGCAGATGGCTGGTGGCGAGGGCCTGGCGGGCACTCCCATGGGTATGGAGTTTGGCGGAGGTCGGGGCCTCCTGAGTCCCCCCATGGCGCAGTCTGGGCTGAGGGAGGTGGACCCACCCATGGGGCCAGGCAACCTCAACATGAACATGAATGTGAACATGAACATGAACATGAACTTGAATGTGCAGATGACCCCACAGCAGCAGATGCTGATGTCGCAGAAGATGCGGGGCCCGGGGGACGTGATGGGGCCACAGGGCCTGAGCCCTGAGGAGATGGCGCGCGTGCGGGCCCAGAACAGCAGCGGCATGATGGGTGGCCCGCAGAAGATGCTTCTGCCTTCCCAGTTTCCCAGCCAGGGCCAGCAGGGGTTCTCTGGGGGCCAGGGACCCTACCAAGCCATGCCCCAGGACATGGGCAATACTCAAGACATGTTCAGCCCCGACCAGAGCTCAATGCCCATGGCAAATGTGGGCACCACCCGGCTCAGCCACATGCCCCTGCCTCCTGCGTCCAATCCTCCCGGCTCTGTGCACTCAGCCCCTACCCGGGGGCTGGGCAGACGGCCTTCAGACCTCACCATCAGTATTAATCAGATGGGCTCACCGGGCATGGGGCACCTGAAGTCGCCCACCCTCAGCCAGGTACACTCACCCCTGGTCACCTCGCCCTCCGCCAACCTCAAGTCACCCCAGACTCCCTCACAGATGGTGCCCTTGCCTTCGGCCAACCCGCCAGGACCTCTCAAGTCGCCCCAGGTCCTCAGCTCCTCCCTCAGCGTGCGTTCACCCACCGGCTCGCCCAGCAGGCTCAAGTCTCCCTCCATGGCGGTGCCTTCTCCAGGCTGGGTCGCCTCGCCCAAGACAGCCATGCCCAGCCCCGGGGTCCCCCAGAACAAGCAGCCGCCTCTGAACATAAACTCTTCCACCACCCTGGGCAGCATGGAACAGG GTGCCCTCCCGCCCAGCGGCCCCCGGAGCAGCTCCTCAGCGCCTCCCGCCAACCCTCCCAGCGGCCTCGTGAACCCCAGCCTGCCATTCACGTCCTCCCCAGACCCCACGCCTTCCCAGAATCCCCTGTCACTGATGATGTCCCAGATGTCCAAGTACGCCATGCCCAGCTCCACCCCGCTCTACCACAATGCCATCAAGACCATCGCCACCTCAGACGACGAGCTGCTGCCCGACCGGCCCCTGCTACCCCCGCCGCCACCACCGCAGGGCTCTGGGCCAG GGATCAGCAATAACCAGCCCAACCAGATGCACCTGAACTCAGCTGCTGCCCAGAGTCCCATGGCCATGAACGTGCCAGGCCAGCAGCCCCTGTCCCATGAGCCCCCACCTACCATGttgccctcccccactcctctggGCTCCAACATTCCACTGCACCCCAGTGCACAGGGGACAGGAGGGCCCCCTCAGAACTCGATGATGCTGGCTCCAGGGGGCCCAGACTCCCTGAACGCCCCCTGCGGCCCTGTGCCCAGCTCCTCCCAGATGATGCCCTTTCCCCCTCGGCTGCCGCAGCCCCACGGCGCCATGGCCCCCAGCGGGGGCGGGGGACCCGGCCTGCAGCAGCACTACCCTTCGGGCATGCCCCTGCCCCCAGAGGACCTGCCCAGCCAGCCGCCAGGCCCCATGCCCCCCCAGCAGCACCTGATGGGCAAAGGCATGGCCGGGCGCATGGGCGACGCATACCCGCCGGGCGTGCTTCCTGGGGTGGCGTCCGTGCTGAACGACCCTGAGCTgagcgaggtgatccggcccacCCCGACGGGGATCCCCGAGTTCGACTTGTCCAGGATCATCCCCTCGGAGAAGCCAAGCAGCACCCTCCAGTACTTCCCCAAGAGTGAGAGCCAGCCCCCCAAGGCCCAGCCCCCCAACCTGCACCTCATGAACCTGCAGAACATGATGGCGGAGCAGACCCCCTCCCGGCCCCCCAACCTCCCGGGCCAGCAGGGCGTCCCGCGGGGGCTCAGCATGTCCCTGTGCCACCCCGGACAGATGTCCTTGCTGGGCAGGACAGGTGTGCCCCCCCAGCAGGGCATGGTGCCCCATGGCCTGCACCAGGGGGTCATGTCTCCCGCGCAAGGCCTCATGACCCAGCAGAATTTCATGCTGATGAAGCAGCGGGGCGTGGGGGGGGAGGTGTACAGCCAGCCCCCCCACATGCTCTCCCCCCAGGGCTCCCTCGTGGGCCCCCCGCCCCAGCAGAACCTCATGGTGTCCCACCCCCTGCGGCAGCGCAGTGTGTCTCTGGACAGCCAGATGGGCTACCTCCCAGCGCCGGGCGGCATGGCCAACCTGCCCTTCTAG
- the BCL9L gene encoding B-cell CLL/lymphoma 9-like protein isoform X1: protein MRILANQTRLPHPRRREAPGSPPLSPRGHCPPAPAKPMHPENKLTNHGKTGNGGAQSQHQNVNQGPTCNLGSKGVGAGNHGAKANQISPSNSSLKNPQAGVPPFSSLKGKVKRERSVSVDSGEQREAGTPSLDSEAKEGAPRSKRRCVLERKQPYSGDEWCSGPDSEEDDKPLGATHNCNVADPAMAAPQLGPGQATQLPLSESSAPGPPHGPPPGLRPDAPGGGGGSVPGKPPSQFVYVFTTHLANTAAEAVLQGRADSILAYHQQNVPRAKLDQAPKVPPTPEPLPLSTPSAGTPQSQPPPLPPPPPPAPGSAPPALPSEGPPEDTGQDLTPNSVGAASTGGGTGGTHPNTPTASTANNPLPPGGDPSSAPGPTLLGEAPTGNGQRSLVGSEGLSKEQLEHRERSLQTLRDIERLLLRSGETEPFLKGPPGGAGEGGPPAQAPPAPQQPPTAPPSGLKKYEEPLQSMISQTQSLGGPPLEHEVPGHPPGGDMGQQMNLMMQRLGQDSLTPEQVAWRKLQEEYYEEKRRKEEQIGLHGGRPLQDMMGMGGMMVRGPPPPYHSKPGDQWPPGMGAQLRGPMDVQDPMQLRGGPPFPGPRFPGSQMQRVPGFGGMQGMPMEVPMNAMQRPVRPGMGWTEDLPPMGGPGSFAQNAVPYQGGQGEAERFMTPRVREELLRHQLLEKRSLGMQRPLGMAGSGIGQGMEVERMMQAHRQMDPAMFPGQMAGGEGLAGTPMGMEFGGGRGLLSPPMAQSGLREVDPPMGPGNLNMNMNVNMNMNMNLNVQMTPQQQMLMSQKMRGPGDVMGPQGLSPEEMARVRAQNSSGMMGGPQKMLLPSQFPSQGQQGFSGGQGPYQAMPQDMGNTQDMFSPDQSSMPMANVGTTRLSHMPLPPASNPPGSVHSAPTRGLGRRPSDLTISINQMGSPGMGHLKSPTLSQVHSPLVTSPSANLKSPQTPSQMVPLPSANPPGPLKSPQVLSSSLSVRSPTGSPSRLKSPSMAVPSPGWVASPKTAMPSPGVPQNKQPPLNINSSTTLGSMEQGALPPSGPRSSSSAPPANPPSGLVNPSLPFTSSPDPTPSQNPLSLMMSQMSKYAMPSSTPLYHNAIKTIATSDDELLPDRPLLPPPPPPQGSGPGISNNQPNQMHLNSAAAQSPMAMNVPGQQPLSHEPPPTMLPSPTPLGSNIPLHPSAQGTGGPPQNSMMLAPGGPDSLNAPCGPVPSSSQMMPFPPRLPQPHGAMAPSGGGGPGLQQHYPSGMPLPPEDLPSQPPGPMPPQQHLMGKGMAGRMGDAYPPGVLPGVASVLNDPELSEVIRPTPTGIPEFDLSRIIPSEKPSSTLQYFPKSESQPPKAQPPNLHLMNLQNMMAEQTPSRPPNLPGQQGVPRGLSMSLCHPGQMSLLGRTGVPPQQGMVPHGLHQGVMSPAQGLMTQQNFMLMKQRGVGGEVYSQPPHMLSPQGSLVGPPPQQNLMVSHPLRQRSVSLDSQMGYLPAPGGMANLPF, encoded by the exons ATGAGGATCCTGGCTAACCAGACAAG GTTACCCCACCCCAGGAGGAGAGAAGCTCCAGGGAGCCCGCCGCTGTCCCCCCGCGGCCActgcccccctgccccagccaaGCCAATGCACCCAGAAAATAAGTTGACCAATCATGGCAAGACAGGGAATGGCGGGGCCCAATCCCAGCACCAGAATGTGAACCAAGGACCCACCTGCAACTTGGGCTCGAAGGGCGTGGGGGCGGGGAACCATGGGGCCAAGGCCAACCAGATCTCACCTAGCAACTCAAGTCTGAAGAACCCCCAGGCAGGGGTGCCCCCTTTCAGCTCGCTCAAGGGCAAAGTGAAGAGGGAGCGGAGCGTGTCTGTGGATTCCGGGGAACAGCGAGAGGCTGGGACCCCATCCCTGGATTCGGAGGCCAAAG AGGGGGCACCCCGGAGCAAGCGGCGCTGCGTGCTGGAGCGGAAGCAGCCATACAGCGGGGACGAGTGGTGCTCAGGCCCGGACAGCGAGGAGGACGACAAGCCCCTTGGGGCCACCCACA ATTGTAATGTAGCAGATCCAGCCATGGCGGCCCCACAGCTGGGTCCTGGCCAAGCCACCCAGCTGCCCCTCAGTGAGAGCAGTGCACCAGGCCCCCCGCATGGGCCCCCACCAGGCCTTCGGCCCGACGCCCCTGGGGGCGGAGGCGGGAGTGTCCCCGGAAAGCCTCCCTCCCAGTTTGTGTATGTCTTCACCACCCACCTGGCCAACAC GGCTGCAGAGGCAGTGCTGCAGGGCCGGGCCGACTCCATCCTCGCCTACCACCAGCAGAACGTGCCCCGGGCCAAGCTGGACCAG GCCCCCAAAGTGCCACCCACCCCAGAACCACTACCCCTGAGCACACCATCAGCAGGCACCCCTCAGTCCCAGCCTCCTCCACTGCCGCCAccgccgcccccagccccgggcaGCGCCCCCCCTGCTCTGCCTTCTGAGGGGCCTCCTGAGGACACCGGTCAGGACCTGACACCCAACTCGGTGGGAGCCGCGAGCACAGGTGGTGGGACTGGGGGTACCCACCCTAACACCCCTACAGCTTCCACTGCCAACAACCCGCTGCCTCCCGGAGGAGACCCCAGCAGTGCCCCCGGCCCTACGCTGCTTGGGGAGGCCCCCACCGGAAACGGGCAGCGGAGCCTGGTGGGCTCGGAGGGCCTGTCCAAGGAGCAGCTGGAACATCGGGAGCGTTCCCTCCAGACGCTCCGAGACATTGAGCGGCTGTTGCTCCGCAGCGGGGAGACAGAGCCCTTCCTCAAGGGGCCCCCTGGAGGAGCAGGCGAGGGGGGACCGCCAGCGcaagcccctcctgccccccagcaGCCACCCACGGCCCCGCCCAGCGGGCTGAAGAAGTACGAGGAGCCCTTGCAGTCCATGATTTCGCAGACACAGAGCCTCGGGGGCCCCCCGCTGGAGCATGAAGTGCCTGGGCACCCCCCGGGCGGGGACATGGGACAGCAGATGAACTTGATGATGCAGAGGCTGGGCCAAGACAGCTTGACGCCGGAGCAGGTGGCCTGGCGCAAGCTGCAGGAAGAGTATTACGAGGAGAAACGGCGCAAGGAGGAGCAGATCGGACTGCATGGGGGCCGCCCGCTGCAGGACATGATGGGCATGGGGGGCATGATGGTGAGGGGGCCACCGCCTCCTTACCACAGCAAGCCTGGGGATCAGTGGCCCCCCGGGATGGGCGCCCAGCTGCGGGGGCCCATGGATGTCCAAGATCCCATGCAGCTCCGGGGCGGACCTCCCTTCCCTGGCCCCCGTTTCCCAGGCAGCCAGATGCAACGGGTGCCTGGCTTTGGGGGCATGCAGGGTATGCCCATGGAGGTGCCCATGAACGCCATGCAGAGGCCTGTGAGGCCGGGTATGGGCTGGACCGAAGACTTGCCCCCGATGGGGGGGCCTGGCAGTTTTGCCCAGAACGCCGTGCCCTACCAAGGCGGGCAGGGTGAAGCCGAGCGATTTATGACCCCTCGGGTTCGCGAGGAGCTGCTGCGACACCAGCTGCTGGAGAAGCGGTCGCTGGGCATGCAGCGCCCCCTGGGCATGGCCGGCAGTGGCATAGGGCAGGGCATGGAGGTGGAGCGGATGATGCAGGCGCACCGGCAGATGGATCCGGCCATGTTCCCCGGGCAGATGGCTGGTGGCGAGGGCCTGGCGGGCACTCCCATGGGTATGGAGTTTGGCGGAGGTCGGGGCCTCCTGAGTCCCCCCATGGCGCAGTCTGGGCTGAGGGAGGTGGACCCACCCATGGGGCCAGGCAACCTCAACATGAACATGAATGTGAACATGAACATGAACATGAACTTGAATGTGCAGATGACCCCACAGCAGCAGATGCTGATGTCGCAGAAGATGCGGGGCCCGGGGGACGTGATGGGGCCACAGGGCCTGAGCCCTGAGGAGATGGCGCGCGTGCGGGCCCAGAACAGCAGCGGCATGATGGGTGGCCCGCAGAAGATGCTTCTGCCTTCCCAGTTTCCCAGCCAGGGCCAGCAGGGGTTCTCTGGGGGCCAGGGACCCTACCAAGCCATGCCCCAGGACATGGGCAATACTCAAGACATGTTCAGCCCCGACCAGAGCTCAATGCCCATGGCAAATGTGGGCACCACCCGGCTCAGCCACATGCCCCTGCCTCCTGCGTCCAATCCTCCCGGCTCTGTGCACTCAGCCCCTACCCGGGGGCTGGGCAGACGGCCTTCAGACCTCACCATCAGTATTAATCAGATGGGCTCACCGGGCATGGGGCACCTGAAGTCGCCCACCCTCAGCCAGGTACACTCACCCCTGGTCACCTCGCCCTCCGCCAACCTCAAGTCACCCCAGACTCCCTCACAGATGGTGCCCTTGCCTTCGGCCAACCCGCCAGGACCTCTCAAGTCGCCCCAGGTCCTCAGCTCCTCCCTCAGCGTGCGTTCACCCACCGGCTCGCCCAGCAGGCTCAAGTCTCCCTCCATGGCGGTGCCTTCTCCAGGCTGGGTCGCCTCGCCCAAGACAGCCATGCCCAGCCCCGGGGTCCCCCAGAACAAGCAGCCGCCTCTGAACATAAACTCTTCCACCACCCTGGGCAGCATGGAACAGG GTGCCCTCCCGCCCAGCGGCCCCCGGAGCAGCTCCTCAGCGCCTCCCGCCAACCCTCCCAGCGGCCTCGTGAACCCCAGCCTGCCATTCACGTCCTCCCCAGACCCCACGCCTTCCCAGAATCCCCTGTCACTGATGATGTCCCAGATGTCCAAGTACGCCATGCCCAGCTCCACCCCGCTCTACCACAATGCCATCAAGACCATCGCCACCTCAGACGACGAGCTGCTGCCCGACCGGCCCCTGCTACCCCCGCCGCCACCACCGCAGGGCTCTGGGCCAG GGATCAGCAATAACCAGCCCAACCAGATGCACCTGAACTCAGCTGCTGCCCAGAGTCCCATGGCCATGAACGTGCCAGGCCAGCAGCCCCTGTCCCATGAGCCCCCACCTACCATGttgccctcccccactcctctggGCTCCAACATTCCACTGCACCCCAGTGCACAGGGGACAGGAGGGCCCCCTCAGAACTCGATGATGCTGGCTCCAGGGGGCCCAGACTCCCTGAACGCCCCCTGCGGCCCTGTGCCCAGCTCCTCCCAGATGATGCCCTTTCCCCCTCGGCTGCCGCAGCCCCACGGCGCCATGGCCCCCAGCGGGGGCGGGGGACCCGGCCTGCAGCAGCACTACCCTTCGGGCATGCCCCTGCCCCCAGAGGACCTGCCCAGCCAGCCGCCAGGCCCCATGCCCCCCCAGCAGCACCTGATGGGCAAAGGCATGGCCGGGCGCATGGGCGACGCATACCCGCCGGGCGTGCTTCCTGGGGTGGCGTCCGTGCTGAACGACCCTGAGCTgagcgaggtgatccggcccacCCCGACGGGGATCCCCGAGTTCGACTTGTCCAGGATCATCCCCTCGGAGAAGCCAAGCAGCACCCTCCAGTACTTCCCCAAGAGTGAGAGCCAGCCCCCCAAGGCCCAGCCCCCCAACCTGCACCTCATGAACCTGCAGAACATGATGGCGGAGCAGACCCCCTCCCGGCCCCCCAACCTCCCGGGCCAGCAGGGCGTCCCGCGGGGGCTCAGCATGTCCCTGTGCCACCCCGGACAGATGTCCTTGCTGGGCAGGACAGGTGTGCCCCCCCAGCAGGGCATGGTGCCCCATGGCCTGCACCAGGGGGTCATGTCTCCCGCGCAAGGCCTCATGACCCAGCAGAATTTCATGCTGATGAAGCAGCGGGGCGTGGGGGGGGAGGTGTACAGCCAGCCCCCCCACATGCTCTCCCCCCAGGGCTCCCTCGTGGGCCCCCCGCCCCAGCAGAACCTCATGGTGTCCCACCCCCTGCGGCAGCGCAGTGTGTCTCTGGACAGCCAGATGGGCTACCTCCCAGCGCCGGGCGGCATGGCCAACCTGCCCTTCTAG